The proteins below come from a single Streptococcus canis genomic window:
- the recR gene encoding recombination mediator RecR, translating into MLYPTPIAKLIESYSKLPGIGVKTATRLAFYTIGMSNEDVNDFAKNLLAAKRELTYCSICGNLTDDDPCHICTDTSRDQTTILVVEDAKDVSAMEKIQEYHGYYHVLHGLISPMNGVGPDDINLKRLITRLMDGKVTEVIVATNATADGEATSMYISRVLKPAGIKVTRLARGLAVGSDIEYADEVTLLRAIENRTEL; encoded by the coding sequence GTGCTTTACCCAACCCCTATTGCAAAATTAATTGAAAGTTATTCCAAACTCCCAGGAATCGGGGTTAAAACGGCAACCAGACTTGCCTTTTACACGATTGGAATGTCTAATGAAGACGTTAATGATTTTGCTAAAAATTTATTGGCCGCTAAGAGAGAACTGACCTATTGTTCGATTTGTGGAAACCTTACCGATGACGATCCTTGTCACATTTGCACAGACACGAGCCGTGATCAGACGACCATTCTGGTAGTAGAAGATGCTAAAGATGTTTCTGCTATGGAAAAAATCCAAGAGTATCATGGCTATTATCATGTGCTTCACGGCTTAATTTCGCCCATGAATGGTGTGGGGCCAGATGACATCAATCTTAAACGTTTAATTACCCGTTTAATGGATGGTAAGGTGACCGAAGTTATCGTAGCTACCAATGCTACAGCTGATGGGGAGGCAACGTCCATGTATATCTCACGGGTCTTGAAGCCAGCAGGAATCAAGGTAACCCGCTTAGCAAGAGGTCTCGCTGTTGGCTCAGATATTGAGTATGCTGATGAAGTGACCCTACTAAGAGCTATTGAAAATCGGACAGAGCTTTAA
- a CDS encoding D-alanine--D-alanine ligase, with the protein MSKQTLVLLYGGRSAEREVSVLSAESVMRAVNYDKFLVKTYFISQTGQFIKTQEFLERPAATERLMTNETIQLDQQIKPSDIYDDKAVVFPVLHGPMGEDGSIQGFLEVLGMPYVGTNILSSSVAMDKITTKRVLESAGIPQVAYTVYIDGQDLEACLTKTLATLSFPIFVKPANMGSSVGISKAQTKAELKEAIQLALTYDSRVLIEQGVVAREIEVGLLGNTEVKSTLPGEVVKDVDFYDYQAKYIDNKITMAIPAEIDPEIMATMRVYAESAFKALGGCGLSRCDFFLSQDGQVYLNELNTMPGFTQWSMYPLLWENMGLAYPDLIEELVILAQEMFDQRESHLI; encoded by the coding sequence ATGTCTAAACAAACGTTAGTGTTATTATATGGAGGTCGCTCTGCAGAACGTGAAGTCTCTGTGCTTTCAGCAGAAAGTGTCATGCGAGCAGTTAACTATGATAAGTTTTTAGTGAAAACTTATTTTATTAGTCAGACAGGACAATTCATCAAAACTCAGGAATTTTTAGAAAGACCAGCGGCCACAGAACGCTTGATGACTAATGAGACTATCCAACTTGATCAACAAATCAAGCCAAGTGACATTTATGACGATAAGGCAGTTGTCTTTCCAGTTTTGCATGGACCTATGGGAGAAGACGGTTCTATCCAAGGTTTCTTAGAAGTGTTAGGAATGCCTTATGTAGGAACGAATATCCTCTCCTCGAGTGTGGCCATGGATAAAATTACGACCAAGCGCGTCTTAGAGTCAGCCGGTATTCCTCAGGTAGCTTACACTGTTTATATTGATGGGCAGGATCTAGAAGCTTGTCTGACAAAGACCTTAGCCACCCTATCTTTTCCTATTTTTGTCAAGCCAGCTAATATGGGATCGTCAGTAGGGATTTCCAAAGCCCAAACAAAAGCAGAATTAAAAGAAGCCATTCAATTAGCGCTAACCTATGACAGTCGTGTCTTGATTGAACAAGGCGTGGTTGCCAGAGAAATTGAAGTTGGTCTCCTTGGGAATACAGAAGTCAAGTCAACCTTACCAGGTGAAGTCGTCAAGGATGTTGATTTTTACGACTATCAAGCCAAGTATATTGACAACAAGATCACCATGGCTATCCCAGCAGAAATTGATCCAGAGATTATGGCAACCATGCGGGTTTATGCTGAGTCAGCCTTCAAAGCCTTGGGTGGTTGTGGGTTGTCTCGTTGTGACTTTTTCTTGAGCCAAGACGGGCAGGTTTACCTTAACGAATTAAACACCATGCCAGGCTTTACTCAATGGTCTATGTACCCGCTTTTATGGGAGAATATGGGCTTGGCTTATCCAGATTTGATTGAAGAGCTGGTGATACTGGCACAAGAAATGTTTGACCAGCGTGAGAGCCACCTGATTTAA
- a CDS encoding UDP-N-acetylmuramoyl-tripeptide--D-alanyl-D-alanine ligase has product MKLTLHEVAKIVDAQNNVSDLDDVPLNQIEFDSRKITEGDLFLPLKGQRDGHEFIDLAFQNGAVATFSEKELPGKPHLLVDDCLKAFQKLAHYYLDKMRVDVIAVTGSNGKTSTKDMIGAVLSTTYKTYKTQGNYNNEIGLPYTVLHMPEDTEKIVLEMGQDHMGDIHLLSEIARPRIAVLTLVGEAHLEYFGSRDKIAQGKMQIVDGMNSDGILIAPGDPIIDPYLPKNQMVIRFGDQQEIDVTDIQEDKDSLTFKTNVLAEPVTLPLSGKYNAINAMVAAYVGKLLAVTDEDIIEALESVQLTGNRTEWKKAANGADILSDVYNANPTAMRLILQTFASISTNPEGKKMAVLADMKELGEDSVALHSQLIQQLSPDSIAQLVFYGDDIQELAQLASHLYPAGKVRFFPKNQQEDQFEAMQEHVQAILNPSDQILLKGSNSMGLARLVDDLVGKKGEESH; this is encoded by the coding sequence ATGAAATTAACCTTACACGAAGTGGCCAAAATTGTTGATGCACAAAACAATGTGTCTGACTTGGACGACGTTCCTCTGAATCAGATTGAGTTTGATAGCCGAAAGATTACAGAAGGAGACCTCTTTTTACCCTTAAAAGGTCAAAGGGATGGTCATGAGTTTATTGATTTAGCCTTTCAAAATGGCGCTGTCGCTACTTTTTCAGAAAAAGAATTACCGGGGAAACCCCATCTTCTTGTTGACGACTGCCTAAAAGCTTTTCAAAAGCTAGCCCATTATTATCTTGATAAGATGCGCGTGGATGTTATTGCTGTGACAGGCTCAAATGGCAAAACATCCACCAAGGATATGATAGGAGCTGTCCTATCAACCACTTACAAAACCTATAAAACGCAAGGAAATTACAATAATGAGATCGGCTTGCCTTATACCGTTCTCCACATGCCTGAAGATACCGAGAAAATTGTCCTTGAAATGGGGCAGGATCACATGGGAGATATTCATCTCCTATCTGAAATTGCAAGACCCCGTATTGCAGTTTTGACCTTAGTCGGCGAAGCTCATTTAGAATATTTTGGAAGCCGAGACAAGATAGCTCAAGGCAAAATGCAGATTGTTGACGGCATGAATTCAGATGGGATTTTAATTGCTCCGGGAGATCCTATTATTGACCCATATCTTCCCAAAAATCAGATGGTTATCCGTTTTGGAGATCAACAAGAAATTGATGTTACTGATATTCAAGAAGACAAAGATAGCCTGACCTTTAAGACGAATGTTTTGGCAGAGCCAGTGACCCTGCCCTTATCAGGGAAATACAATGCTATCAACGCAATGGTTGCGGCCTATGTTGGAAAATTATTGGCAGTAACAGATGAGGATATTATCGAAGCGCTTGAATCTGTTCAGTTAACAGGTAACCGTACGGAGTGGAAAAAGGCAGCCAATGGTGCTGATATTTTATCAGATGTTTACAATGCTAATCCAACAGCCATGCGTCTGATTTTACAAACATTTGCCAGCATTTCAACAAATCCAGAAGGCAAAAAAATGGCAGTGCTAGCAGATATGAAAGAACTAGGAGAAGACTCTGTTGCTTTGCATTCACAATTAATCCAACAGTTGTCACCTGATAGCATTGCTCAGCTTGTTTTTTATGGGGACGATATCCAAGAACTGGCACAATTAGCTAGTCACCTTTATCCTGCCGGGAAAGTACGCTTTTTTCCTAAGAATCAACAGGAAGACCAGTTTGAAGCTATGCAAGAGCATGTCCAAGCTATTCTCAATCCTTCTGATCAAATCCTCTTAAAAGGAAGTAACTCGATGGGCTTGGCTAGGTTGGTTGACGATTTAGTAGGCAAGAAGGGGGAAGAGAGCCATTAG
- a CDS encoding TMEM164-related integral membrane acyltransferase, translated as MDFFATDPIGLPHTSLVFYLSSLLIASLLVFLTLQSYKSRPYRYFFLALQLSQVIGLYTWYALRGFPLSESLPLYHCRIAMLAVFFLPDRNSFKQLFMVLGIGGTFLALLSPDLYPFKLWHVANVAFYLGHYALLVNGLIYLLRFYNSSQLKFALVLRYFATVNFILLLVSLATKGNYGFVIDIPVIHTHHLLLNFVIVTGGLTLMVKLIEWAYLKFGEVQALELAFSKEK; from the coding sequence ATGGATTTTTTTGCAACTGACCCCATTGGGTTACCTCACACCTCGCTTGTTTTTTACTTGTCATCACTTTTGATAGCATCTTTGCTAGTCTTTTTAACCCTTCAATCTTATAAATCAAGACCGTATCGCTATTTTTTCTTGGCTTTGCAGTTGTCACAAGTGATAGGCTTATACACTTGGTATGCTTTGAGAGGATTTCCCCTAAGCGAATCCTTACCCTTGTATCATTGTCGTATTGCCATGCTGGCTGTCTTTTTCCTACCAGACCGTAATAGCTTCAAGCAGCTGTTTATGGTGTTGGGGATAGGTGGGACTTTCTTGGCACTTTTATCGCCAGACCTTTATCCTTTCAAGCTATGGCATGTGGCGAATGTCGCCTTTTACCTGGGTCACTACGCCCTATTGGTTAATGGTTTGATTTACCTCTTGCGTTTCTACAACTCAAGTCAATTAAAATTCGCTCTAGTGTTACGTTATTTTGCAACGGTCAACTTTATTCTTCTCTTGGTTAGTTTGGCCACCAAGGGAAATTATGGTTTTGTGATAGATATTCCAGTGATTCACACTCATCACTTGCTCTTGAACTTTGTGATTGTCACCGGAGGATTGACGCTCATGGTCAAATTAATCGAGTGGGCTTATCTCAAATTTGGAGAAGTACAAGCCTTGGAGTTGGCCTTTTCTAAAGAAAAGTAA
- a CDS encoding peptide chain release factor 3: MSLIEEIKKRRTFAIISHPDAGKTTITEQLLYFGGEIREAGTVKGKKSGQFAKSDWMDIEKQRGISVTSSVMQFDYAGKRVNILDTPGHEDFSEDTYRTLMAVDAAVMVVDSAKGIEAQTKKLFEVVKHRNIPVFTFINKLDRDGREPLELLEELEEVLGIASYPMNWPIGMGRAFEGLYDLHNKRLELYKGDQRFADFEEGAVLFAKNPFYEQALEDIELLEEAGNDFSEQAVLDGKLTPVFFGSALTNFGVQTFLDTFLEFAPEPHGHKTTEDVMIDPLDKDFSGFVFKIQANMDPKHRDRIAFVRIVSGEFQKGMAVNLTRTGKGAKLSNVTQFMAESRENVQNAVAGDIIGVYDTGTYQVGDTLTVGKRKFEFEPLPTFTPEIFMKVSPKNVMKQKSFHKGMEQLVQEGAVQLYKNYQTGEYMLGAVGQLQFEVFKHRMEGEYKAEVVMTPMGKKTVRWISEDDLDQRMSSSRNILAKDRFDQPVFLFENEFALRWFADKYPDVTLEEKM, translated from the coding sequence ATGTCACTTATAGAAGAAATTAAAAAGCGTCGCACCTTCGCTATTATCAGTCACCCAGATGCGGGGAAAACAACAATTACCGAACAACTTCTCTACTTTGGTGGAGAGATTCGTGAAGCCGGGACGGTGAAAGGAAAGAAATCAGGTCAGTTTGCCAAGTCAGACTGGATGGATATTGAAAAGCAACGTGGGATTTCCGTTACCTCATCCGTGATGCAATTTGATTATGCTGGCAAACGGGTTAATATCCTAGACACACCAGGACACGAAGACTTTTCTGAGGATACTTACCGAACCCTGATGGCGGTGGATGCTGCTGTTATGGTTGTTGACTCTGCCAAAGGGATTGAAGCTCAGACGAAAAAGTTATTTGAAGTTGTCAAACACCGTAATATTCCTGTTTTTACCTTTATCAACAAGTTAGACCGTGATGGCCGTGAGCCCTTGGAACTCTTAGAAGAGTTAGAAGAAGTTCTAGGTATTGCTTCTTACCCAATGAATTGGCCCATTGGTATGGGACGCGCCTTTGAGGGCCTATATGATTTGCACAATAAACGTTTAGAACTTTACAAAGGTGACCAGCGATTTGCTGATTTTGAAGAAGGGGCAGTTCTTTTTGCGAAAAATCCTTTCTATGAGCAAGCTTTGGAAGATATTGAATTACTGGAAGAAGCTGGTAATGATTTTTCGGAACAAGCTGTTTTAGATGGTAAACTTACCCCTGTTTTCTTTGGCTCAGCCTTGACCAATTTCGGTGTGCAGACCTTTCTAGATACTTTCTTGGAATTTGCTCCAGAACCTCATGGTCACAAAACGACTGAAGATGTCATGATTGACCCTCTGGATAAAGATTTTTCTGGCTTTGTCTTTAAAATCCAAGCCAATATGGACCCTAAACACCGTGACCGCATTGCCTTTGTCCGTATTGTTTCAGGTGAATTTCAAAAAGGAATGGCTGTTAACTTAACCCGAACTGGCAAAGGAGCGAAATTATCCAACGTCACCCAGTTTATGGCAGAATCTCGTGAAAATGTTCAGAATGCTGTGGCCGGAGATATTATTGGGGTTTATGATACAGGTACCTATCAAGTTGGTGATACCTTGACTGTTGGTAAACGTAAGTTTGAATTTGAACCACTGCCAACCTTTACCCCAGAGATTTTCATGAAAGTTTCCCCGAAAAATGTCATGAAGCAAAAATCATTCCACAAGGGAATGGAGCAGTTGGTGCAAGAAGGAGCTGTTCAGCTTTACAAAAATTACCAGACTGGTGAATACATGTTGGGAGCTGTTGGGCAGCTGCAATTTGAAGTCTTTAAGCACCGTATGGAAGGTGAATACAAGGCTGAAGTTGTAATGACACCGATGGGGAAAAAGACTGTTCGCTGGATTTCAGAAGATGATTTGGATCAACGCATGTCGTCAAGTCGAAACATTCTGGCTAAAGACCGTTTTGATCAACCTGTTTTCCTATTCGAAAATGAATTTGCCCTCCGCTGGTTTGCAGACAAATACCCAGATGTCACCTTAGAAGAAAAAATGTAA
- a CDS encoding PH domain-containing protein, which translates to MGLLSGLLGNASQQDNQKIEAQLADVLVTGEQVELAFSLIRDLLVFTEKRLILVDKQGVTGKKVTYKSIPYRSISRFSVETSGHFDLDAELKIWISSAMEPAESLQFKSDQSVIAIQQALAAAVLGE; encoded by the coding sequence ATGGGACTTTTATCAGGACTATTAGGAAATGCATCACAGCAGGATAATCAAAAGATTGAAGCGCAGCTAGCAGATGTTTTAGTAACTGGAGAACAAGTAGAACTAGCTTTTTCCTTGATTAGGGATTTGCTTGTCTTCACTGAAAAACGCTTGATTTTAGTGGACAAACAAGGGGTGACGGGTAAGAAAGTGACTTACAAATCGATTCCTTATCGCTCTATTTCTCGATTTAGTGTGGAAACCTCAGGTCATTTTGATTTAGATGCGGAGTTAAAGATTTGGATTTCATCTGCTATGGAGCCAGCCGAAAGCTTGCAGTTTAAGAGCGATCAAAGTGTTATTGCCATTCAACAGGCCTTGGCAGCAGCTGTTTTAGGAGAATGA
- a CDS encoding ATP-binding cassette domain-containing protein, with protein sequence MIIELKNVGKVFPESHFQLEGISFAIEEGEIVGLIGSNGTGKSTILKMMNGLIPYDKGCVRYKERELNSLSASQLRHMRKDIAYIFQHHNLLPGETVFYHLSLVYKLNHQKIDDRAIDDILDFLGLTRVKQVKCHSLSGGQQQKVAIAMAILQKPRLILCDEISSALDTNSEKEIFDLLASLREKYGISILMIAHHLSVLKQYCDRVMILDGQAIAETVIPVKSRIDQLTTDYVTQVKEFLLHD encoded by the coding sequence ATGATAATAGAATTAAAAAATGTTGGTAAGGTCTTCCCCGAGTCACATTTCCAGTTGGAGGGAATTTCCTTTGCTATTGAAGAAGGAGAAATCGTTGGCTTAATTGGTTCAAATGGAACTGGGAAAAGTACGATTTTGAAGATGATGAATGGTTTGATTCCTTACGATAAAGGTTGTGTTCGCTACAAAGAACGAGAGTTAAACAGCTTATCTGCTAGTCAATTGCGACACATGCGTAAAGATATTGCCTATATTTTTCAGCACCATAACCTTTTGCCAGGTGAAACGGTTTTTTACCACCTTTCTCTTGTTTACAAATTGAATCATCAGAAAATAGATGACAGAGCTATTGATGACATTCTGGATTTTTTAGGTTTAACAAGGGTGAAACAGGTTAAATGCCATAGTTTAAGTGGCGGCCAGCAGCAAAAAGTGGCCATTGCCATGGCTATTTTACAAAAACCGAGATTGATTTTATGTGATGAAATCAGTTCAGCCTTGGATACCAATAGTGAAAAAGAGATTTTTGATTTATTAGCTAGTTTACGTGAGAAATACGGTATTTCTATCCTAATGATTGCCCATCATCTATCTGTTTTAAAACAATACTGTGATCGTGTGATGATTTTAGATGGACAGGCTATCGCAGAGACTGTGATTCCTGTAAAGTCAAGAATTGATCAACTGACAACAGATTACGTGACCCAAGTAAAGGAGTTTTTATTACATGACTGA
- a CDS encoding methionine ABC transporter permease: MTDILAKHGEGILKSFWDTNLMLGLTLALCFLIAFPTGILLFSLKKSYLIRHPLAYQFLNLLLGSLRSVPFLIFIFVLIPLNRLLFGTSFGTIAAILPLTLVSVSLYARYVEQALLNVPQIVVDRALSLGASKGQLIRYFLIPSIKMDLVLSFTATAISVLGYSTVMGVIGAGGLGEYAYRFGYQEYDYPVMYLIVFLFIMYVFILQSLGYFLANRYAKK; this comes from the coding sequence ATGACTGATATTTTGGCAAAACATGGTGAAGGGATTCTCAAATCTTTTTGGGATACTAATCTGATGCTAGGACTTACTTTAGCTTTGTGTTTTCTGATTGCTTTCCCCACAGGTATCTTGCTCTTTTCTCTGAAAAAATCGTATCTAATCAGGCATCCTTTGGCTTATCAATTTCTAAACCTTCTACTTGGAAGTCTGCGCAGCGTTCCCTTCCTTATCTTCATCTTTGTGCTCATTCCCCTCAATCGTTTACTTTTTGGAACATCTTTTGGAACCATAGCAGCCATTTTACCACTGACCCTCGTATCGGTGAGTTTGTATGCGCGTTACGTCGAACAGGCCTTGCTAAATGTTCCACAAATTGTTGTGGATAGGGCACTTAGTCTAGGGGCTAGTAAAGGACAGCTCATTCGTTATTTTTTAATTCCCTCCATCAAGATGGACCTTGTTTTGTCTTTTACAGCAACGGCAATCAGTGTTCTAGGGTATTCCACAGTTATGGGGGTCATTGGGGCAGGAGGCTTAGGAGAGTACGCCTATCGTTTTGGCTACCAAGAGTATGATTACCCAGTTATGTATTTGATTGTTTTCTTATTTATTATGTACGTCTTTATCTTGCAAAGTCTCGGTTATTTTTTAGCCAACCGCTATGCAAAGAAATAA
- a CDS encoding DEAD/DEAH box helicase, with translation MKFTEFNLSEDIQSAVVTAGFEKASPIQEMTIPLALEGKDVIGQAQTGTGKTAAFGLPTLNKIRTKDNIIQALVIAPTRELAVQSQEELFRFGRDKGVKVRSVYGGSSIEKQIKALKSGAHIVVGTPGRLLDLIKRKALVLEHVETLILDEADEMLNMGFLEDIEAIISRVPADRQTLLFSATMPAPIKQIGVKFMKDPEHVQIKNKELTNVNVDQYYVRVKEQEKFNTMTRLMDVNQPELSIVFGRTKRRVDEITRGLKLRGFRAEGIHGDLDQNKRLRVIRDFKNDQIDILVATDVAARGLDISGVTHVYNYDITQDPESYVHRIGRTGRAGKSGESITFVSPNEMGYLSMIENLTKKQMKPLRPATAEEAFQAKKKVALKKIERDFADDAIRSNFDKFKGDAIQLAAEFTPEELALYILSLTVQDPDSLPEVEIAREKPLPFKYVGGGHGNKNGKGGRGRDNRNRGDHRGGYRGDRNRDERNGDRRRQKRDKRDGHDGSGNRDFKRKPKRNAKDFFNKEKKSSPKNTGFVIRHKGE, from the coding sequence TTGAAATTTACAGAATTTAACTTATCAGAAGACATCCAATCAGCTGTGGTCACAGCCGGTTTTGAGAAAGCATCTCCTATTCAGGAAATGACGATTCCTCTCGCATTAGAAGGAAAGGATGTTATTGGTCAGGCACAAACAGGAACCGGTAAAACAGCAGCTTTTGGTCTTCCAACCTTGAATAAGATTCGTACCAAAGACAATATTATTCAGGCTTTGGTCATTGCACCAACGCGTGAATTGGCTGTGCAAAGTCAAGAAGAATTGTTCCGTTTTGGGCGTGATAAAGGGGTTAAGGTTCGCTCTGTTTATGGCGGATCAAGCATTGAAAAACAAATCAAGGCCCTCAAATCAGGTGCCCATATTGTTGTGGGAACACCAGGTCGTTTATTAGACTTGATTAAGCGTAAGGCCCTTGTTTTAGAGCATGTTGAAACCTTAATCTTAGACGAAGCAGATGAGATGCTTAACATGGGATTCTTGGAAGACATTGAAGCTATTATTAGTCGTGTTCCAGCAGACCGTCAAACCTTGCTCTTCTCCGCAACAATGCCAGCACCAATTAAACAAATTGGGGTTAAATTCATGAAAGACCCTGAACATGTTCAAATTAAGAACAAAGAACTAACAAATGTCAATGTTGATCAATACTATGTACGTGTTAAGGAACAAGAAAAATTTAATACCATGACCCGTTTGATGGACGTTAACCAGCCAGAATTATCTATTGTTTTTGGTCGTACCAAACGCCGTGTCGATGAAATTACACGTGGTCTAAAATTACGTGGTTTCCGTGCTGAAGGAATCCATGGTGATCTTGACCAAAATAAACGCTTACGCGTTATCCGTGATTTCAAAAACGACCAAATTGATATTCTTGTAGCCACTGATGTAGCAGCGCGTGGTCTTGATATTTCAGGGGTTACCCACGTTTATAACTACGATATTACCCAAGATCCAGAAAGTTATGTTCACCGTATTGGTCGTACTGGTCGTGCGGGTAAATCAGGAGAGTCCATTACTTTTGTCTCACCAAATGAGATGGGCTACCTTTCAATGATTGAGAACCTAACGAAAAAACAGATGAAACCTCTTCGCCCAGCAACTGCGGAAGAGGCATTCCAAGCCAAGAAAAAAGTAGCCCTTAAAAAAATTGAACGTGATTTTGCAGATGATGCTATTCGTTCTAACTTTGACAAATTCAAAGGAGATGCTATCCAATTAGCAGCTGAATTCACTCCAGAAGAGTTGGCATTGTATATTTTGAGCTTAACGGTTCAAGATCCAGATAGCTTACCAGAAGTGGAAATTGCGCGTGAAAAACCATTACCATTCAAGTATGTGGGTGGTGGCCATGGCAATAAAAATGGCAAAGGTGGTCGTGGACGTGACAACCGTAACCGCGGAGATCACCGTGGTGGCTATCGTGGCGACCGTAACAGAGATGAGCGTAATGGTGATCGTCGTCGTCAAAAACGTGATAAACGTGACGGTCATGATGGCAGTGGCAATCGTGATTTCAAACGTAAACCAAAACGTAATGCTAAAGATTTTTTCAATAAAGAAAAGAAATCAAGCCCTAAAAACACTGGATTTGTGATTCGTCACAAAGGTGAATAG